The Tautonia marina DNA window TTGGCAGCGGATCATCGACCTGAACCTGACCAGTTGCTTCCTCTGGTCGAAGCTCCTCGGCGGCGCGATGCTTCCCCGAGGTTGGGGCCGGATCATCAATATTGCCTCGATCAGCGGCCTGATCGCCACCAGGGGGATCGGTGGCCGGAGCTACGAGACCTCCAAGGCGGCCATGATCCAGTTCACCCGAGCCCTGGCAGCCGACTGGGCCGATCGCGGCGTGACGGTCAACGCAATTGCCCCCGGTGGCTTTCTGACCGATCCGAACGTCCGATGGTTCTCGGAACGCCCCGAGCTGCGCACGACGATGGAATCGATGGTCCCGATGGGGCGGCTCGGCCAGCCTCACGAACTGGCCGGCCTGGCCCTCTACCTGGCCAGTGACGCTTCATCGTACATGACCGGTTCGACCCTGGTCATCGATGGCGGGTACACGCTCTGGTAAACCGGGACCAGATC harbors:
- a CDS encoding SDR family NAD(P)-dependent oxidoreductase, which gives rise to MSILDQFRLEGRRACITGGSRGLGLAVSRGLAEAGADLVLIGREPEALATAKEELSATGRRIDILPADVGDPGSSEAAARRVLSEFGPIDILVNNVGGRRIPTPTEELELSDWQRIIDLNLTSCFLWSKLLGGAMLPRGWGRIINIASISGLIATRGIGGRSYETSKAAMIQFTRALAADWADRGVTVNAIAPGGFLTDPNVRWFSERPELRTTMESMVPMGRLGQPHELAGLALYLASDASSYMTGSTLVIDGGYTLW